One region of Nycticebus coucang isolate mNycCou1 chromosome 10, mNycCou1.pri, whole genome shotgun sequence genomic DNA includes:
- the BTG2 gene encoding protein BTG2 has product MNHTKGTDMLPEIAAAVGFLSSLLRTRGCVSEQRLKVFSGALQEALTEHYKHHWFPEKPSKGSGYRCIRINHKMDPIISKVASQIGLSQPQLHRLLPSELTLWVDPYEVSYRIGEDGSICVLYEETPVAASYGLLTCKNQMLLGRSSPSKNYVMAVSS; this is encoded by the exons ATGAACCACACGAAAGGAACTGACATGCTCCCAGAGATCGCCGCCGCCGTGGGCTTCCTCTCCAGCCTCCTGAGAACTCGGGGCTGTGTGAGCGAGCAGAGACTTAAGGTTTTCAGCGGGGCGCTCCAGGAAGCACTAACAG AGCATTACAAACACCACTGGTTTCCTGAAAAGCCATCCAAAGGGTCTGGCTACCGCTGCATCCGCATCAACCACAAGATGGATCCCATCATCAGCAAGGTGGCCAGCCAGATCGGACTCAGCCAGCCCCAGCTGCACCGGCTGCTGCCCAGCGAGCTGACCCTGTGGGTGGACCCCTATGAGGTGTCCTACCGCATTGGGGAGGATGGCTCCATCTGTGTCTTGTATGAGGAGACCCCAGTGGCTGCCTCCTATGGGCTCCTCACCTGCAAGAACCAAATGCTGCTGGGCCGGAGCAGCCCCTCAAAGAACTACGTGATGGCAGTCTCCAGTTAG